From Candida dubliniensis CD36 chromosome 7, complete sequence, the proteins below share one genomic window:
- a CDS encoding transcriptional activator, putative (Similar to S. cerevisiae HAA1;~possibly subject to regulation by copper levels), translating to MILIDDIKYACMECVRGHRSSSCKHHERPLLQVRSKGRPGVYANGNPNHRVAIFAEEIAKSNSSSTTSTKKCKSEPIIVLKASSKQVIDCSSGVIIGPYDETKTQPSTVERNTPSPPIISSESFINVSACCTPKISKGKSCGCCNNKRKAVNKSKILQNYIKSRLNHKINDKETLVFVNKSKTTSKSQKEDHQIYGVVPVPSCSIPGTCCCDDACSCPGCMVHGNSKYKLSFPSSKQPVTETVNHAANPFENEEKVIFNSLPQTDKSDLFFNTGPNIPQTDTSNECSCPPNACDCTNCETHGILNGFRLDDYFKDQGKLMNILDFNFSELLGSTPDQPIPTEFMQPTPENAFLTSLPLENSFIQSQTKELSTQPPMLPLDAHISCNELEQLETEQLCEKKQTKWDNHRDTLEDVSYTRVSSCCSKKTN from the coding sequence ATGATTCTAATAGATGATATTAAATATGCTTGTATGGAATGTGTTAGAGGCCACAGATCGTCATCTTGCAAGCACCACGAACGGCCACTACTACAAGTTCGCTCCAAGGGAAGACCAGGAGTTTATGCCAATGGAAACCCCAACCACCGTGTGGCTATATTTGCAGAAGAAATAGCAAAATCTAATCTGTCTTCAACAACGAGCACAAAGAAGTGTAAATCTGAACCAATAATAGTCCTAAAGGCATCTTCCAAACAAGTTATAGATTGCAGTAGTGGGGTGATCATTGGACCCTACGATGAGACAAAAACACAACCCAGCACTGTTGAAAGAAATACGCCACTGCCGCCCATCATAAGTTCCGAAAGTTTTATCAATGTATCTGCGTGTTGTACGCCTAAAATATCGAAAGGAAAATCATGCGGATgttgcaacaacaagagaAAAGCGGTCaacaaatccaaaataTTACAAAATTACATCAAGAGCAGATTGAACCACAAAATAAACGATAAAGAGACATTAGTATTTGTGAATAAGTCCAAGACCACAAGTAAACTGCAAAAAGAGGACCATCAAATATACGGGGTGGTGCCTGTACCTTCTTGTTCTATTCCTGGAACCTGTTGTTGCGATGACGCCTGTTCATGTCCAGGATGTATGGTTCATGGAAATagcaaatataaattactGTTTCCATCCCTGAAACAACCAGTAACCGAGACTGTCAATCATGCTGCCAACCCATTTGAAAATGAGGAGAAAGttatatttaattctttgCCACAAACAGATAAATctgatttgtttttcaatacTGGCCCCAATATTCCTCAAACAGACACGTCTAATGAATGTTCATGTCCTCCGAATGCGTGTGATTGTACCAATTGTGAGACACATGGAATATTAAACGGATTCCGATTGGACGATTATTTTAAGGATCAAGGTAAATTGATGAACATTCtagatttcaatttttctgaGTTGTTAGGTTCCACCCCTGACCAGCCAATCCCAACAGAGTTTATGCAACCAACACCAGAAAATGCGTTTTTAACTTCTTTACCACTAGAAAATAGTTTCATTCAAAGTCAAACTAAAGAGTTGAGCACACAACCACCGATGCTACCCTTAGATGCACATATTCTGTGCAATGAACTAGAACAATTGGAAACTGAGCAACTATgtgaaaagaaacagaCAAAATGGGACAACCACCGAGATACGCTAGAAGATGTATCCTACACTAGAGTAAGTTCATGTTGCTCAAAAAAGACCAACTAA
- a CDS encoding S-adenosylmethionine-dependent methyltransferase of the seven beta-strand family, putative, producing MPAKSQQDWEIDFNQSSEPADSQINYDDAIQYWSNTPASVNGVLGGYGEQTSVPKADIVGSSTFLRKLATRMTCPEGLPKTTIDMGAGIGRITRDLLWKVSDSVDLLEPVKPFVAQMHNELAEVNKRGKLGKIYDIGMQDWQPEHPYWLIWCQWCVGQLPDDVLVEFWSRCRSALIENGTMIVKENIAPFEDIFDETDSSVTRTDAKFRELFERAGFKLIASDIQKGLPKELYPVRMYCLKSK from the coding sequence ATGCCAGCAAAATCACAACAAGATTGGGAAATAGATTTTAATCAGTCGTCCGAACCAGCAGACTCACAAATCAACTATGATGATGCAATTCAATATTGGTCCAACACTCCTGCATCTGTTAATGGAGTGCTTGGAGGGTATGGCGAACAAACATCGGTGCCGAAAGCAGACATTGTTGGGTCTTCTACATTCTTGCGAAAACTAGCTACCAGAATGACATGCCCTGAAGGTTTACCAAAGACCACTATTGATATGGGTGCTGGTATCGGTAGAATTACTCGTGATTTACTTTGGAAAGTTAGCGATTCAGTGGATTTGTTGGAACCAGTTAAACCATTTGTAGCACAAATGCACAATGAGTTGGCTGAGGTGAATAAAAGAGGTAAATTGGGTAAGATATATGATATTGGTATGCAAGATTGGCAACCTGAGCATCCGTATTGGTTGATTTGGTGCCAATGGTGTGTTGGACAATTGCCTGATGATGTATTGGTTGAATTCTGGAGCAGATGCCGTTCAGcattgattgaaaatggTACTATGATTGTCAAGGAAAACATTGCCCCCTTTGAGGACATATTTGATGAGACTGATAGTTCTGTTACACGTACAGATGCCAAGTTCAGAGAATTGTTTGAACGAGCTGGGTTTAAGTTGATAGCCAGCGATATACAGAAAGGTTTACCAAAGGAACTATATCCAGTTAGAATGTACTGTTTGAAAAGTAAGTGA
- the FGR2 gene encoding inorganic phosphate transporter, putative (identified as a regulator of filamentous growth: Uhl et al. (2003). EMBO J 22(11): 2668-2678;~Similar to S. cerevisiae PHO84), giving the protein MSDIEKKQTKISPASSVAQDEETLANDELFQLNDSVLNKKLKLINDAIDEIGFTPYHLKLFFLNGMGYWTDTQLTYLESSVRTFVNYQFGYKYPVSNEMLAAGLLVGALFWGFSADLIGRRLAFNLTLLLSALFTILTGVMNNMASYCIFVFLSCFAAGGNLVLDTCIFLEFLPHKDQWLLTFFAFFWGIGQTIAVALAYAFLPNNSCESAENCPSHINRGWRYVYYTNGSIVLAMALLRLTLIRLQETPKFLVSNNRDQEAVEILQRIAQKHNRTCSLTIEDLESLGKVEINDDYRKHIDIKGTFKLVTHHVKILFSNRTMARSSTLIFVSWLLLGISYPLYSSFLPVYLATRGANISAPDVHGVYRDNLISNCVSMGGPLIAGALLFCFPWLGRRGVLFIGGVASMAFLFGYTQIKTRAQNVALSSISFASMYIYYSALYAYTPEVFPSAARATGNAIAIACTRVMTCIVPVIAYYSNTSSSVPIWVCGAFVGVIGFLALLFPYEPSKHRVV; this is encoded by the coding sequence ATGTcagatattgaaaaaaaacaaacaaaaatttcacCTGCATCATCTGTGGCTCAGGATGAAGAAACTTTGGCCAACGATGAATTATTCCAATTAAATGACTCggttttaaataaaaagttgaaattaATCAACGATGccattgatgaaattgggTTTACCCCGTATCATCTCAAGTTATTCTTTCTTAATGGAATGGGGTATTGGACCGATACCCAATTAACATATCTTGAAAGTAGTGTTAGAACATTTGTTAACTATCAATTCGGCTACAAATACCCTGTTTCAAATGAAATGTTGGCTGCTGGTTTGCTCGTAGGGGCCCTATTTTGGGGGTTTTCTGCCGACTTGATTGGAAGACGTTTAGCATTCAATTtgacattattattaagtGCCCTTTTCACGATTTTAACTGGTGTCATGAACAATATGGCATCGTATTGCATCTTTGTATTTTTGAGTTGTTTTGCTGCTGGTGGTAATTTAGTTTTGGATACCTGTATCTTTTTAGAGTTTTTACCTCATAAAGATCAATGGTTATTAACGttttttgcatttttttGGGGTATTGGTCAAACCATTGCTGTTGCGTTAGCTTATGCCTTTTTACCAAACAATAGTTGCGAGTCTGCGGAAAACTGTCCTTCCCACATTAACCGCGGGTGGAGATACGTTTATTATACGAATGGATCTATTGTTTTAGCAATGGCTCTTTTGAGATTAACTCTTATCAGATTGCAAGAAACTCCCAAgtttttggtttcaaatAATCGTGACCAGGAAGCTGTGGAAATATTGCAGAGAATTGCTCAAAAGCATAACCGTACATGTTCCTTAACCATAGAGGACTTGGAAAGTCTAGGTAAAGTTGAAATCAACGACGACTACAGAAAACACATTGATATAAAGGGGACTTTCAAATTGGTTACCCACCATGTCAAAATCTTGTTTTCAAATAGAACAATGGCACGATCTTCAACAttgatttttgtttcatGGTTATTGCTAGGAATTTCATACCCCTTGTATTCATCATTCTTACCGGTTTATTTGGCGACAAGAGGTGCAAACATTTCTGCACCAGACGTTCATGGTGTTTACCGAGATAACTTGATTTCCAATTGTGTCTCTATGGGCGGTCCTCTTATTGCTGGTGCATTGTTGTTCTGTTTCCCTTGGTTGGGACGTCGGGgtgttttgtttattggtggtgttgCTTCTATGGCATTTTTATTCGGCTATACgcaaatcaaaacaagaGCTCAGAATGTGGCACTTTCATCGATATCCTTTGCTTCCATGTACATCTATTACTCGGCTTTGTACGCCTATACCCCCGAAGTATTCCCATCTGCGGCTCGAGCAACCGGGAATGCAATTGCTATTGCCTGTACAAGAGTAATGACATGTATAGTACCTGTGATTGCTTACTACTCCAACACTTCGTCGTCAGTCCCTATTTGGGTATGTGGCGCATTTGTGGGAGTAATTGGGTTCTTAGCTTTACTCTTTCCATACGAGCCCAGTAAACACAGGGTGGTATAA
- a CDS encoding CDP-diacylglycerol-glycerol-3-phosphate 3-phosphatidyltransferase, putative (Similar to S. cerevisiae PGS1), with product MRLYLIHVNVTFCYLYFLPSLNETLSELFSVCILNILLFSFSDTFFFFFKQSSLFSFYTAIQFLLQPIIMTYSIRTVTNYLNSLAPRFLLSKGDIEVLESPISFYKTLLFKISNSKHRIFLSSLYIGKTQHELIQCIDDAMAKNADLKVYVLTDALRGTREAPDSCSALLLASLQKKYGQRIDIRMFHTPHLSGITKFLAPKRINEGFGLQHMKLYGFDDQIILSGANLSEDYFTNRQDRYYVFNNKPLTDYYFKIHTAISSLSYRIMHTDKLKQGFKLTWPTSNATCEPHLNIERFINDSAYLLTPLLKQQQLNAFEEFDEDEEYDTIVYPVSQFTPLFPHNQDQSTEKPAILRLLSYADSPKTKWWFTAGYFNMLPEYQQRLLNGKSQGTVITASPKANSFYKSPGVSYYLPQAYLLFAKQFLQKVKDLGKSALITVYEWQKGIVNTPGGWSYHAKGLWITAPEEDEPSITVIGSSNYTKRAYSCDLESNAIIITKDKDLKMKMKHEIDNLMANVHELKLEDFSPKLEPQNNGDTESETSNGAKYSVEEDRKISYGVHLAVKLLGGRL from the coding sequence ATGAGATTGTATTTGATTCATGTCAATGTCACATTTTgttatctttattttttgccGAGTTTGAATGAAACGTTATCAGAATTGTTCTCGGTTTgcattttgaatattttgcttttttctttttctgacacctttttttttttttttaagcaGTCTTCGCTCTTCTCTTTCTATACTGCTATCCAGTTCTTGCTTCAACCAATCATTATGACATACAGTATACGAACTGTTACAAACTATTTAAACAGTTTGGCGCCACGATTTCTTTTGCTGAAAGGAGATATTGAAGTCTTGGAGAGTCCTATATCCTTTTATAAAACATTACTATTTAAGATCAGTAATTCAAAACATCGGAtatttttatcatcattatataTCGGCAAAACACAACATGAATTAATACAATGTATTGACGATGCAATGGCCAAGAATGCGGACTTGAAGGTTTATGTATTGACCGATGCATTAAGAGGCACAAGAGAAGCTCCAGATAGTTGTTCGGCATTACTTTTGGCCAGTTTGCAAAAAAAGTATGGCCAGCGTATTGATATCCGCATGTTTCACACGCCACATCTTTCGGGGATTACAAAGTTTTTGGCcccaaaaagaataaatgaAGGGTTTGGCCTTCAGCATATGAAGTTATATGGGTTCGATGATCAAATTATACTAAGTGGGGCAAACTTATCTGAAGATTATTTCACCAATCGTCAAGATCGTTATTATGTTTTTAATAACAAACCTTTAACTGATTATTACTTCAAAATTCACACTGCCATATCTTCGCTTTCTTATAGAATTATGCATACTGACAAGTTGAAGCAAGGATTCAAACTAACTTGGCCTACTTCCAACGCCACCTGCGAACCACATTTGAATATCGAGCGATTCATTAACGACTCTGCATACTTATTAACCCCATTACTAAAGCAGCAACAGTTGAATgcttttgaagaatttgatgaagatgaggAATATGATACAATAGTTTATCCAGTTTCCCAATTTACACCGTTATTTCCTCACAACCAAGATCAGCTGACTGAGAAACCAGCAATCTTGAGATTGTTATCCTATGCAGATTCCCCTAAGACGAAGTGGTGGTTTACTGCAGGATATTTCAACATGCTACCGGAATACCAACAGAGGTTGTTGAATGGTAAATCTCAGGGCACAGTTATCACGGCATCCCCAAAGGCCAACTCGTTTTATAAATCACCTGGTGTTTCTTATTACTTGCCACAAGCATATCTTTTATTTGCTAAGCAGTTTTTGCAAAAAGTTAAAGACCTAGGAAAATCTGCTCTTATAACTGTCTATGAATGGCAAAAGGGAATCGTGAACACCCCAGGCGGATGGTCGTATCATGCAAAGGGGTTATGGATAACTGCTCCCGAGGAAGATGAACCAAGTATCACCGTCATTGGGTCTTCTAATTATACCAAGCGTGCATACTCGTGCGACTTGGAAAGCAATGCCATTATTATCACAAAAGATAAAGacttgaaaatgaagatgaaacacgaaattgataatttgatgGCAAATGTGcatgaattgaaattagaaGACTTCAGTCCAAAATTAGAACCACAAAATAATGGAGACACTGAATCAGAAACGAGCAACGGGGCAAAATATTCAGTGGAAGAAGATAGAAAGATTAGTTATGGTGTTCATTTAGCTGTTAAATTGCTTGGCGGAAGACTATAA
- a CDS encoding conserved hypothetical protein (possibly yeast-specific) — translation MLQNSILLASAIESICTLYQLQYNKQKKSIYGISFDYTLFSVLGQFLSILSSFLYIHTNEYSMRYPIYPSLPISLPLVVLQISQCFFSILVLLQLRIYIYTRNTNQGISSYSLIFLGSLTFFLGWILKLYIYKQGKIISLDLIDWIWYTGRIISCIKFMPIISMNWFDQCVVGMFPYWSHFQILVLVLQLMGKYSMYFKWWQIPVNYPTWLEVQFQLLCILIIKIQMYIYKNNKSSLEVQK, via the coding sequence ATGCTACAAAACAGTATCTTGCTAGCGTCAGCAATTGAATCCATATGCACTTTATATCAGCTAcaatataataaacaaaagaaaagtatATATGGAATTTCCTTTGATTACACCCTTTTTTCAGTTCTTGGTCAATTCCTATCTATACTATCGTCCTTTCTATATATACACACAAATGAATACTCAATGCGATATCCCATTTATCCAAGTTTACCCATTTCTTTACCGTTGGTTGTCTTGCAAATTTCGCAATGTTTTTTTCTGattttggtattgttgCAATTAAGAATATATATCTACACACGCAATACGAACCAGGGAATCAGTTCTTATAGCTTAATCTTTTTGGGATCGCTAACGTTCTTTCTAGGTTGGATCTTgaaattatatatttataaacaaGGGAAAATTATATCCTTAGACTTGATAGATTGGATATGGTATACTGGAAGAATCATCTCTTGCATCAAGTTTATGCCTATCATTTCAATGAATTGGTTTGACCAATGTGTAGTTGGAATGTTCCCTTACTGGTCtcatttccaaattttggttttggttttgcaATTAATGGGGAAGTACTCTATGTATTTTAAATGGTGGCAAATCCCAGTCAATTATCCAACATGGCTAGAAGTTCAGTTTCAGTTGCTATGTATTctaattatcaaaattcaaatgtATATTTATAAGAATAACAAGTCATCTTTGGAGGTGCAAAAATAA
- a CDS encoding SAGA histone acetyltransferase complex subunit, putative (Similar to S. cerevisiae SGF29), with the protein MTPEIEGNWDIVITSLQDICNSNESLTFDNIYNRKSNELKQLSQEELSKLEEEIIDHKSNIGTAKRLINTSSDNLTKLIEIITRENKAKQTAQQQTPTKKKPNADTKRIEKRNSSKSKQTKKVGRSYWTSKYNPSEPIYIGSEVAYKLRNRHSDEWIQCSVVKIIGDGIKFEIKDLEPDENNNPGQVFKANYKEILLIPPVGSDLINYTYGCKVLARYPDTSTFYPAIVVGHKKDGTVRLKFDGEEEVNKETEVERRLVLPTPEK; encoded by the coding sequence ATGACACCAGAAATAGAAGGAAATTGGGATATAGTAATAACATCACTTCAGGATATATGTAACTCAAATGAATCTTTGacatttgataatatttaCAATAGGAAATCTAACGAGTTGAAACAACTATCGCAAGAAGAATTGAGCAAacttgaagaagaaatcatAGATCACAAATCGAATATCGGTACTGCGAAAAGATTAATAAACACTTCTTCTGATAATCTAACAAAGTTGATTGAGATTATCACTCGGGAAAATAAAGCAAAACAGACAGCACAACAGCAAACACCAACGAAAAAGAAACCCAATGCTGACACCAAAAGAATCGAGAAACGCAATAGTTCGAAATCcaaacaaaccaaaaaagTCGGTCGTTCCTATTGGACATCAAAATACAATCCACTGGAGCCCATATATATAGGACTGGAAGTGGCATACAAATTAAGAAACCGTCATTCTGATGAATGGATTCAATGTTCTGTGGTGAAAATAATAGGTGATGGAATTAAGTTTGAGATTAAAGATCTTGAACCAGATGAAAACAATAACCCCGGACAAGTTTTCAAAGCAAATTAcaaagaaatattattaattccGCCAGTGGGGTCAGATTTGATCAACTACACCTACGGATGTAAAGTGTTGGCAAGATATCCCGACACTTCAACGTTTTACCCTGCAATAGTGGTTGGTCATAAAAAAGATGGTACTGTACGTTTAAAATTTGATGGAGAAGAGGAGGTCAATAAAGAAACCGAAGTCGAAAGAAGGCTAGTGTTGCCTACACCAGAGAAGTAG
- a CDS encoding poly(A+) RNA-binding protein, putative (Similar to S. cerevisiae GBP2), producing the protein MDLTFKMRHKCLLLTVIFLLLFNAGYEFVFANIKIPQDRSRSPIRERSPIRERSGNSYSGSGSSGRDSYSRRDYGAYSRPSYGNDRRRDHGRGSYGGGRNGRDYGRSIATSDADYRSKTERNFDNSIFIGNIPFDCTSRDIEDIFKKDFSIVRADIVTNKGRSRGMATVEFNSKDDVREAINKFDRFEYRGREIFVRQDYPPPEKKHDYGPPRGRGTTYDSRSGGGRYNDRYQSSRRNDNYAPPPPPSKPGTEVFIGNLPFSINWQALKDLMRDAGEVIRADVRLDNYGNSRGFGTVVFSTEEEAAKAVEMFQGYEIEGRKLDTRPGRSTASSGYERDSYRSADTTDRSSYGDRSKSSVSNKNSEFTDGVTADGEKSDTIYVANLPFATQDDDLYELFETVGRTTKAEIQYADDGRPSGNAVVQFEIADLAENAISQLNNYLYGGRNLQISYAKRPEGQV; encoded by the coding sequence ATGGATTTGACATTTAAGATGAGGCATAAGTGTTTGTTGCTAACtgttatttttcttttattattcaatgCTGGATatgaatttgtttttgctAACATTAAAATTCCACAGGATCGCTCTCGGTCACCAATAAGAGAAAGATCTCCGATAAGAGAAAGATCGGGTAACTCATACTCCGGTAGTGGAAGCAGTGGTAGAGATAGCTACTCTAGAAGAGACTATGGAGCATATTCAAGACCATCGTATGGTAATGATAGAAGAAGAGATCATGGCCGTGGAAGTTATGGAGGTGGCCGTAATGGTAGAGATTATGGCAGATCCATTGCAACTAGCGATGCTGATTATCGTTCCAAAACAGAAAGAAACTTTGATAATTCCATTTTCATTGGGAACATTCCCTTTGATTGCACGTCGCGTGATATTGAagatattttcaaaaaggATTTCTCCATAGTTAGAGCAGACATTGTTACAAATAAAGGTCGTTCAAGAGGTATGGCTACCgttgaattcaattcaaaagACGACGTGAGAGAAGccataaataaatttgatcGTTTTGAATATCGTGGTCGTGAAATCTTTGTTAGACAGGATTACCCTCCACCAGAAAAGAAGCATGATTATGGACCACCTAGAGGCAGAGGAACGACATACGACAGCAGATCCGGAGGTGGTAGATACAATGACAGATATCAAAGCAGTAGAAGAAATGACAATTATGCTCCTCCTCCGCCACCAAGTAAGCCGGGTACAGAAGTTTTTATTGGCAATTTGCCATTCTCGATAAATTGGCAAGCTTTGAAGGATTTGATGAGAGATGCAGGTGAAGTTATTAGAGCTGATGTTAGATTGGACAACTATGGTAATTCAAGGGGCTTTGGTACAGTCGTTTTTAGCACTGAGGAAGAAGCTGCCAAAGCAGTTGAAATGTTTCAAGGTTATGAAATTGAAGGTAGAAAACTAGACACTAGACCAGGCCGGTCTACTGCATCGTCAGGATATGAGAGAGATTCTTATAGGTCGGCAGATACAACTGACAGATCCAGTTATGGCGACAGAAGCAAATCCTCAGTTTCAAATAAGAATTCCGAGTTTACTGATGGTGTCACTGCTGATGGAGAGAAGTCAGATACTATATATGTTGCCAACTTGCCATTTGCTACTCAGGACGATGATTTGTatgaattgtttgaaaCTGTTGGTAGAACAACCAAGGCTGAAATTCAATATGCTGATGACGGTAGACCAAGTGGAAATGCTGTTGTGCAATTTGAAATCGCTGATTTGGCCGAAAATGCTATTCtgcaattgaataattatttatatggTGGCAGAAACCTCCAGATTTCGTACGCCAAAAGACCAGAAGGACAAGTCTAA
- a CDS encoding ferric reductase transmembrane component, putative (Similar to S. cerevisiae FRE7), whose protein sequence is MMKRSVSYNGMDCLADASSDVYMDYMQQSQTEIPWASQTKYAKYTVYFGVATIFVAFVKQVYYKSRDHTYRSKQSSNFAISLIDIWISYCRYYGYKQLPPWLTYFSIPSSVGSASYMFLSSLYMLCYCLVPHFWYRGCAGFGSPPLAVRAGLMATALTPFIYVLAGKSNAITLLTGISYEKLNTFHQYTGVACFVLSIIHVVPFVHQDLVEGGSSNLKMNFTDSFEYYSGIPPLILLGLLCILSKSYIRKVVYELFLHAHWMMGIAYFGTLIWHINKQLGADDYMWGALAFWATQIVYRILMKTAFKPNAMFLRSRQAQLEKLSNDGVYQLVIGNTTGVNWKPGQHCYLRFVGVRILDNHPFSIASVDAEDETAMKFIIKAQKGLTHKIYRELDKSITSNKNVYVDGPYGGTFRDPRSFERVVLLASGTGVTATLPFLTYLAKTDSIVKRVSFIWIVRSQEDIHWVKSELQECQKLGGSKIDIHIHIATKKSVLTKGDFEKEIESEEANLYEEDWSIDYGKPSATNILKSMTGSFAPRNMIICSGSDSLKREVSSTVSELQSLVFNNDLVRSNVEEIYLHTESFAW, encoded by the coding sequence atgatgaaaagaAGTGTGTCGTATAATGGGATGGACTGTCTTGCTGATGCATCCAGTGATGTGTATATGGACTACATGCAACAGCTGCAGACCGAAATTCCATGGGCCTCCCAGACAAAGTATGCAAAGTACACTGTATATTTTGGAGTAGCCACTATTTTTGTGGCATTCGTTAAACAAGTATACTACAAATCCCGAGATCATACGTATAGATCTAAGCAGTCCTCTAACTTTGCAATTTCACTCATTGATATATGGATATCATATTGTCGATATTATGGCTATAAACAATTACCACCATGGCTaacatatttttcaataccaAGCTCAGTGGGTTCAGCACTGTACATGTTCTTATCGTCGCTTTATATGTTGTGCTATTGCCTTGTACCACATTTCTGGTATAGGGGGTGTGCTGGCTTTGGATCGCCTCCCTTAGCTGTACGTGCTGGCCTTATGGCCACGGCGTTAACCCCATTTATTTACGTTTTGGCAGGCAAATCAAATGCTATAACTTTATTGACTGGTATCAGTTACGAAAAACTAAACACTTTCCATCAATATACTGGTGTTGCATGCTTCGTATTATCTATCATTCATGTGGTCCCATTTGTCCATCAAGACTTGGTTGAAGGTGGAAGCAGTaatttgaagatgaatttCACAGACAGTTTTGAATACTATAGTGGCATACCGCCATTAATTCTATTGGGTCTTTTGTGCATTCTCTCGAAATCGTACATCAGAAAGGTCGTATATGAATTGTTCCTACATGCACATTGGATGATGGGTATTGCTTATTTTGGGACATTGATTTGGCATATCAACAAACAGTTAGGTGCAGATGACTACATGTGGGGAGCATTAGCTTTTTGGGCCACTCAAATTGTTTACCgaattttgatgaaaacaGCATTCAAACCAAACGCAATGTTTTTAAGATCAAGACAAGCACAGTTGGAAAAACTAAGCAACGATGGGGTATATCAACTTGTGATTGGGAATACTACTGGTGTTAATTGGAAACCAGGGCAACATTGTTATCTTCGATTTGTTGGTGTTAGAATACTCGATAACCATCCGTTTTCAATTGCATCGGTTGATGCAGAAGATGAAACTGCCATGAAGTTTATTATAAAAGCACAGAAGGGATTAACACACAAGATTTATCGGGAATTGGATAAGCTGATAACTTCTAATAAAAATGTTTATGTTGATGGTCCATATGGCGGAACATTTAGGGATCCAAGATCGTTCGAAAGAGTAGTTTTATTGGCATCCGGTACCGGAGTCACCGCCACTTTGCCATTTTTGACATATTTAGCGAAAACTGATTCGATAGTTAAGCGAGTTTCATTTATTTGGATTGTGCGCCTGCAAGAAGATATCCATTGGGTCAAATCGGAATTGCAAGAGTGTCAAAAATTAGGTGGGAGTAAAATAGATATACATATTCACATTGCTACTAAAAAATCGGTATTAACTAAAGGTGATTTTGAGAAGGAGATCGAAAGTGAAGAAGCAAACTTGTATGAAGAAGACTGGTCAATTGATTATGGCAAACCTTCGGCAACAAACATACTAAAACTGATGACAGGTAGTTTTGCCCCTAGAAATATGATAATTTGTTCAGGAAGTGATTCTTTGAAACGAGAGGTCAGCAGTACTGTTTCTGAACTCCAGTCGTTGGTGTTTAACAATGACTTGGTAAGATCTAATGTTGAAGAGATTTACTTACATACCGAGTCTTTTGCGTGGTAA